GTATCCTCGCCGGGCGCTGAGCGTCCGCTGAGAAAAGATAAAGACTTTGAGAAGGCTGTCGGACGGCATGTTCACATCACAACAAAAGAGCCAATAGAAGGAGCGAGCCTATTCGAAGGCGAACTGATATCCTTTGAGGATGGCAAGCTGACAGTTAAGGAACCAAAAAAGACGTACGTGATCCCACAAGAACAAATTGACACGGCCCGCATGGCAATCGTCTTTTAATAGTCAAGGCCGGTGGTAAGTAAAGGAGGAGGCAACGAAAGTCATGAACGGCGATTTTATCGAGGCTCTAGAAGCCATTGAGAGAGAGAAAGGCATCACCAAAGACGTACTGATTGAAGCCATCGAAGCGGCTCTTATCTCTGGATACAAACGTAACTTCAACTCGGCCCAAAATGTGCGAGTAGATGTAAATCGTCATTCGGGTACCGTGCGTGTATACGCGCGTAAAAGCGTAGTAGAGGAAGTATTGGATCCACGCCTTGAGATTTCCCTAGAGGCATCACAGGAAATTGATCCAAATTTCCGTCTGGATGATATTGTTGAAATTGAGGTAACACCACGTGATTTTGGGCGGATTGCAGCGCAAACAGCGAAGCAAGTCGTTACTCAGCGCATTCGCGAAGCGGAGCGTGGATTGATCTACAGCGAATTCATCGAGCGTGAGGACGACATCGTTACGGGTGTTGTACAGCGCATGGATGCTCGCAATTACTACATCGATCTGGGCAAAGCAGAGGCAGTTATGCCGATCACAGAAAAAATGCCTTCCGAAGACTTCAAATCACAAGATCGCGTAAAGGCATATATCATCAAGGTAGAAAAAACAACGAAGGGTCCACAAATTGTGGTATCTCGTACCCACCCAGGCCTTTTGAAGAGACTCTTTGAATTAGAAGTTCCAGAGATTTACGATGGCGTTGTGGAAATCAAGTCCGTCGCTCGTGAAGCCGGAGACCGTTCCAAAATCGCTGTTCATTCGATTAACGCAGACGTAGATCCAGTCGGTGCATGTGTCGGTCCTAAGGGCATGCGTGTACAGACGATTGTCACCGAGCTGAAAGGTGAGAAGATTGACATCGTTCGTTGGTCTGAAGACCCCGCTGAGTATGTCGCAAATGCACTCAGCCCTGCAAAGGTTCTCCACGTTGAAGTGAATGCGGCAGAGAAAGTGACGCGCGTTATCGTGCCAGATTACCAATTGTCTCTGGCGATTGGTAAGCGCGGTCAAAATGCACGTCTTGCTGCCAAACTCACCGGATGGAAAATTGATATTAAGAGTGAGTCCCAGGCTGATCAAGAAGGCATCGCTTATCCAAAAGCAGTAGAGAGCGATGAAGGGGCTGACAACGAATAATCATGAAGCAAAAAAAAATACCTTTACGTAAATGCATCGTTTGCCAAGGAATGTTCCCGAAAAAGGAATTAATTCGTGTGGTCCGGACGCCTGAAGAAGAGATCGTCATTGATCTGACCGGAAAGGCGGCTGGCCGTGGAACTTATGTTTGCCGGCAGGATAGCTGTCTGAAGCCGGATGCGTTCGCGTCGGGAAAATGGAAGAAAGTGCTGGAACGCGCCCTGAATATGTCCATCACCCAAGAGAAATACGATGCATTTCGTGAAAAATGGCTGGAGATGATGGGACAATGATCCCAAAAGCTGCGCAATTGCTCGGACTCGCAATGCGAGCAAGAAAAGTAATTACCGGTGAGGAGCTCGTCCTTGCAGCTGTACGCAGTGGTCAGGCCCGCCTGGTGTTGCTAGCAGCGGATGCATCTGACAACACTGCCAAAAAAGTAAGAGATAAATGTTCCTATTACGGTGTTTCGTGTGTTACCACTGGGGACCGACACGAACTGGGGCACGCAATCGGAAAAGATGGGCGCGTTACCGTGGCGGTAACCGATGGGAAATTGGCCGAAAGCATTCAGCGTCTGCTCACCTAACTAACGAAAGGGTGAAGTCCATTTGAAGACACGTGTGTATGAATATGCCAAACAACACAACATGAGCAGTAAGGAAATCCTCAATTTGCTAAAGCGATTGAATATAGAAGTAGCAAATCATATGAGTATCATGGAAGAAGGGTCGATCAAAAAGATCGAGGATCACATGGCAAAGCTGCGTGCGAGCTCCAAGCCGGAGCAGCGCTCAACGCCACCAAGTGATGCAAGACCGAAGCAAACAGACGATCAACGACGCCCCAACGAATCCAGAGGACAATCCCGTCCCCAGTCGCAACCAGGGCAAGGTCAACCTTCACAGCAACAGAGGACTGACCGCCCGGCCGACCGTGATCGTGGAGGAAACAACCCGAACAGCAATCGTCCAACGGGTACCAGCCAAAATGGCAACCGTCCCGATCAGCAAAGTCCTCAACATGGAAAAAATCAGGGGAAGAATCAGGAGAGAAGACCAAACAATATGAGAAGTCAACCCGCAAAACCGACTGACCGCAAGCCACAGCCGCAAAACCAACAACAGAGACCATCAAGACCACAAAATCAACAACAACGTCCGCAAAATCAAGCTGCTCCTGCTGCCAGTACTACTGCAGAGCCACGTACGGGAGAGGATTTTGAAGACAAAGTAAAACTCCCTACAAATGTTAGCACTGAGAAACGCGAAAAAATTAAAAAGGCGCCTCAAACCCAGAAAACATTTGAAGACAACAAGAAAAACACGCCTTTCCGTGGCGGCAACAACCGCAACCAAAATAACCGCAGAGGCAATAACCATCGCGCGACGCAAAAACAACCGCGACCAGTTATTGAGCCACCTACAAAAATCACATTCACCGATTCTTTGACTGTGAACGAGCTGGCGGTAAAACTGCGTAAGGAACCGGCGGAAATCATCAAAAAGTTGTTTAATTTGGGGATCATGGCCACTATTAACCAATATCTGGAGAAAGAGGCCATCGAGCTCATCTGCGCGGAGTACAACGTAGAAGTCGAAGAAAAAATCATCATCGATGAGACTAATTTCGAAACACTGGAAGAAGTGGATGCACCAGAAAGCTTGATGGAGCGCCCACCAGTTGTTACGATCATGGGTCACGTTGACCACGGTAAAACGACCTTGCTAGACGCGATCCGCTCTACCAACGTGGTAGCAGGCGAAGCGGGCGGAATTACCCAGCATATCGGTGCTTACCAGGTCGAAATTAAAGGAAAGAAAATTACGTTCCTGGACACCCCTGGTCACGCAGCGTTTACAACCATGCGTGCACGCGGTGCGCAAATTACCGACATTACGATTCTGGTTGTAGCAGCTGATGACGGTGTGATGCCACAAACAATTGAGGCAATCAGCCACGCAAAGGCAGCCAATGTTCCAATCATCGTAGCGGTGAACAAAGTGGATAAGCCAGATGCGAATATTGATCGCATCAAGCAAGAACTGACTGAGTATGAGCTCGTTGCAGAAGAGTGGGGCGGTGAAACGATTTTCTCCCCATTGTCCGCAAAACAACGTACGGGTATCGAGGAGCTGTTGGAGTACATCCTGCTTGTATCCGAAGTACAAGAGCTCAAAGCCAATCCTGACAAACGTGCCCGCGGTACTGTTGTGGAAGCTGAGTTGGACAAAGGACGCGGTCCAGTTGCGACCATCCTCGTACAACAAGGTACACTGCGCGTAGGCGATCCGATCGTTGTGGGCTCCGCATTCGGCCGTGTCCGTGCAATGGTAAATGACAAAGGTCGTCGTCTGAAAGAAGCGGGTCCATCTACTCCTGTAGAAATTACAGGTTTGAATGATGTTCCACAAGCGGGTGACCAGTTCCGCGTCTTTGAAGACGAGAAAAAAGCTCGTGCCATCGGGGAAGCTCGTGCATCGAAACAGCGTGAATCCGAGCGTCGCGATAGTGCTCGCGTGTCGTTGGACGATCTCTTCCAGCAAATTCAAGAAGGCGATATTAAAGAACTGAACCTGATTGTAAAAGCAGACGTTCAAGGTTCTGTAGAAGCTTTGCGTGGTGCTTTGGAAAAAATCGATGTAAACGGTACTCGCGTGAAAATCATTCACACAGGCGCTGGTGCGATTACCGAGTCCGACGTGACTCTGGCAAACGCATCCAACGGGATTATCATCGGTTTCAACGTTCGTCCTGAGCCAAACGCGCGCAACATGGCTGAACAAGAGAAGATCGACATCCGTTTGCACCGTGTTATCTACACCGTAATCGAAGAGATCGAGCAAGCTCTGAAAGGTATGCTGGATCCTGTTTATAAAGAAAACATTATCGGTCAAGCAGAAATTCGTGAAGTGTTCAAAGTATCCAAAGTGGGTAACATTGCTGGTTGCTACGTAACGGAAGGTAAGCTGAGCCGCGATGCGGGAGCTCGTCTGATTCGTGAAGGCATTGTGATTTACGAAGGTAAGCTAGATACCCTGAAACGCTTCAAGGACGATGCGAAAGATGTTGCTGCTGGTTATGAGTGTGGTTTGACACTCGAACGCTTCCAAGATCTGAAGGTGGGAGACGTTGTAGAAGCCTTCGTAATGGTGGAAGTGAAACAATAATGTTCGCTGGTGTGCAGATTGAACTGTTTCTGCCCGCTTGTCAAAACTTGAAAGAGAAAAGGGCCATCGTCAAGAGTCTGATTGGAAAGTTGCGGAGCCGCTTCAATGTCTCCGCAGCAGAGATGGCTTATCCCGAGCAGTGGCAGCGTACCATTTTGGGTATCGCTGCCGTTGCTAATGAGATGTCCTTTTTGCAAAAGGAAATACAGGCTGTTATACGATTGGTGGAAAACCACCCCGACGTGGAGTTGATTCATGCGGATACGGAATACTACGATTAGTGCAGCCAGCGGAGGTGAAAAACATGAACAAGACACGGATGAGCCGAGTAGGGGAAGAGATCAAAAAAGAACTGAGCATTCTTTTGCAACGTGGACTCAAGGACCCGCGCATCGGTTTTGTGACCGTAACAGATGTAGAAGTGAGCAGTGACCTACAGTTGGCAAAAGTATATGTCAGCATCTTCGGCAGTGAGGAAGAGCGCAAAGCATCATTGGCAGGCTTGCAAAAAGCAAAAGGCTACTTGCGTACAGAAATCGGCAAGCGGGTAAAGCTGCGCCACATTCCAGATTTCACTTTCAAACTGGATGAGTCGATCAACTACGGCAGTAAAATAGAATCAATCCTGCGGGAAATCTCCACTGAAGAGGGAAAACAGGATGAATCCAAATCATAATCGTGTGGAGGAAGCGGCGCAATTCATGCATGCGCATGACCGCTTCCTGGTTCTTTCTCATGTCAATCCAGACGGGGATGCGACTGGCTCGGCTCTGGGTGTAGTCATGATTCTAGAGCAATTAGGAAAAGAGTACGTCGTCGTAAATGAAGGAGAAACTCCGGTGAAATTCAACTTTTTACCGCGTTTTGACCAACTGCGAAATCTCTCGAAGCAACCGCTGGACGAAACATTCGAGGCCGTAATCGCTGTAGACTGTGCTGATGAGTCTCGGATGGGCGATGTACGGTCTCTATTTGGTTCAGGAGTTGCTTTGCTGAATATTGACCATCATCCAACAAATGACGGCTTTGGCACCATCAACCTCATTCGGACAGATGCTGCTGCAACCGCAGAAATTTTGTACGATGTGGCATTGGCGGCTGGAGTGACCTTTAACGAAGAGCTGGCACTATGCATCTATACAGGCTTGTTGACAGACACCGGAGGATTCCGATACTCTAACACGTCGCCGTATGTGATGGAAATCGCTTCACAGCTGTTGCGTTACGGTGTCAAACCAGGAGAAGTAGCAGAACGCTGCCTCGAAGAAATTACCTTTGCCCATGTCAAGATTTTGCGCCTCGCGTTGCAATCCTTGGAGCTATCCCACCAAAACCTCGTGGCGTCCATTACTGTTCGTCAAGAGGACTTTGTCCAATCGGGGGCAGAACGTGAAGATGCGGGTGGATTGGTGAACTACTGCCGAAACATCGAGGGCGTAGAAGTCGGAGTTTCTTTCGTAGAGTCCGAAGCAGGGGCAGTTAAGGTGAGTATGCGGGCACGTGATCGGGTAGATGTATCTGCCATCGCCAAGAAACTGGGCGGCGGCGGGCATGCAAAAGCAGCAGGGTGCACCATTCGGGGATCTCTCCAGCAGGCAAAAGAAACAGTAAGGCTTGTCTTGGAAGAAGCACTAGGAGTGAACAGCAATGAGTAACGTAAACGGTGTACTGGTAGTGGACAAACCGGCTGGCATGACCTCTCATGATTGCGTGGCGCGTATCCGTCGCCTCTACGGCACTAAAAAAGTAGGGCATACCGGGACTCTTGATCCTGATGTAACGGGAGTTCTACCGATTTGCCTCGGACAAGCTACACGGCTCGTTGAGTATTTGCAGGAACTGCCCAAACGTTACGATGTGGTCATGCGTATCGGTTCCTCTACGACAACCGAGGATGCCTCAGGTGAAGTCACCCGGCAGATGGCAGTAGATACAGCCTCGATTACCAAAGAACGCGTAGAAGAGTTATTCTGTTCCTTCCTGGGAGAGATTGATCAAGTACCGCCCATGTACTCTGCGGTCAAAGTAAATGGCGTACGACTTTACGATCTGGCTAGGGAAGGGACGGTCATTGAACGGCAAGCCCGCAAAGTGACGATCTATGAGCTGACTCTTCATGAGATCCAGGTGGGTGACGGTGTGGTGGATGTATCGTTTACGTGTACATGCTCCAAAGGCACTTACATGCGCACCTTATGTGTTGACCTTGGGCGCGTACTGGGGTATCCTGCCCATATGAAGCTGTTGCGGCGTATCAAAAGCGGTCCGTTCGTACAAGAGGAAGCGATCCCTCTTCAATTGTTGGAAGATGCGGCTGCTGATCGGGAAGAGCTTTCCCGAAAATTGGTCTCGATCCCGCAAGCGATGTCGTTCTTGCCCGCTATTCAAGTAAAACCGGAGCGCGTCAGAGCGGTGCGTAATGGATTAGTTACTGCACTGCCAGGAGTAAGTGCCGAGGAAGGAAGCTTGATCTGCCTGTTTGATGGGGACGAATTGCTCGGGATTCACCGCGTGTGCCGTGGGGACAAAGGCCTCTACGCCAAAGCAGAAAAAGTCTTTCCTTCCGAGGTGTAACCGTGAAAACGATCTCCCTGACATACCCACTTTCTACTGATTTGCAAACGCAGCCTTGCGCAATCGCATTAGGATATTTCGATGGTGTACATATCGGTCATCGGCGAGTCATTCAAAAAGCAATTGATACCGCAAAGGCGAACGGTTGGCAAAGTACGGTCCTGACTTTTGATCCTCACCCGCGTGAGGTTTTGGGGCAAAGCGGCTATACTCGATACCTGACACCACTCGCTGATAAACTGGAACAATTCGAGAAAATGGGTGTGGATAACACCTACGTAATGAATTTCGATATCGGTTTTGCTGCCGTATATCCGGAAGATTTCATTTCCGAATGCCTCTTGCCACTGGATTGTCGCCACGTGGTAGTCGGTTTTGACTATACGTTTGGACATCGCGGTATGGGGACGGCTCAGACGCTACAGGAAATGAGCGAAGGGCGTTATGGTCTGGATATCGTCGGACCTGTAAATCGCCTGGGAGAAAAGGTGAGCAGTACCATCATCCGGGAATACTTGCATGATGGTGATGTGGATCAGGTCCGTCATTTGCTTGGGCGTCCATACAAAGTTCGGGGGACTGTTGTTCACGGTGATAAACGTGGTCGTACGATTGGTTTTCCTACCGCAAACGTGAAAGTGGCTTCACCTTATTTGATCGGGAAAAACGGTGTGTATGGCGTACGATTTACCGTTGATCAAAAAAGCTACTACGGTGTGATGAACGTAGGAATTAAACCGACCTTTGAGCTTGAAAAGAAAGAAAAATCGCTGGAAGTACACATTTTTGAGTTCTCGGGCGAGATTTACGACAAGGATGTAGAGGTTGAATTTTTGTTCTATATCCGCGAAGAGCAAAAATTTGCAGGTGTCGACGCACTGATCGCTCAAATTCAACGTGACGTGGAAACAGCCAAGCAAAAAATTCGCGAGTAAATCTTGTATTGGAATCTCTTTGCTTTTCGTAAAATGGTATGCTATAATTCAAAACGTTGTACAGATAACCGTAGCTTGGCCGACCGAGGCTCACCGACGGCGGACTCGGCTAACGGTATACAAAATAAGGAGGTGAGTCATGATGGCATTGACTCAAGAACGTAAAACTCAACTGATCCAAGAGTTCCGTACTCATGAGAACGACACCGGTTCGCCGGAAGTACAAATCGCTATCCTGACCGAAAACATTAACAACCTGAACGGACACTTGCGTACGCACAAGAAAGATCACCACAGCCGTCGTGGTCTGTTGAAAATGGTAGGTCAACGTCGTAACCTGTTGACATACTTGCGTGAATCGGACGTACAACGTTACCGTTCGGTAGTAGACCGTCTGGGTCTGCGTCGCTAATTAGCGTCTTGTAAAAAGCGGGTTCATCCCGCTTTTTCTATCGTGTAGGAGGGTGTAGTGCGAATGGAAGTGCTGCACTCTCTGAAACGAATAAACCCTTCAATAGAAGAAGGAATGGTTTCATCAATAGCTTCAATAGAAGCTTTTTTTATTATCTAGAAAGACTGCCAAACGTAACCATTTAATTTTGAGTACGGCAGGAAATAATACATATAGGTAGAAAACAAAGTGTAGATATGCACATTGTCGTGAAGGAGGACTGCTAGCAACATGGAGCAACAATTCCGTACATTTGATTTCGAACTGGCAGGCCGCAAACTGACGCTGGAATTTGGCAAAATGGCCAAACAGGCGCACGGTTCGGTTCTGGTTCGGTACGGCGATACGGCAATCCTGTCTGCAGTGACGGTCTCGAAGGAACCAAAAGCTCTTGATTTCTTCCCGCTAACTGTCAACTACGAGGAACGTCTCTACGCGGTCGGGAAAATACCCGGCGGCTTTATTAAAAGAGAAGGTCGTCCGAGTGAAAAGGCGATTCTGGCCAGTCGTTTGATTGACCGCCCAGTTCGTCCACTTTTCGCAGAAGGTTTCCGTAACGACGTACAAATCGTAAATACCGTTCTGTCTGTTGATCAAGATTGCTCGCCTGAGATTGCCGCTATGATTGGTACATCTGCAGCGTTGTGCGTATCTGAGATTCCTTTCGAAGGCCCGATCGCAGGTGTGATCGTCGGTCGTGTCGATGGACAATTCATCATCAACCCTACTGTAGCTCAAGCTGAGAAGAGCGATATCCATCTGGTCGTAGCGGGAACGCACAAAGCGATCAACATGGTGGAAGCTGGTGCGAATCAAGTGCCAGAATCGGTTATGCTGGAAGCGATCATGACAGGTCATGATGAAATCAAGAAAATCATTGAGTTCCAAAACCAGATCGTAGCAGAAATCGGCAAAGAAAAAATGCAGGTGATCTTGCATGAAGTCGATCCGGAAATCGATCAGGCTGTTCGCGGCTATGCCGAAACTCGTCTGAAAGAAGCCGTTCGTATCGAGGAAAAGCAAGCACGCTACGATGCTATTGATGAGATCAAAGCACAGACCAAGGAGCATTTCGCTACATTGAATCCTGAAGCCTTTGCAGAACAGGAAAAAATGATTAGTGAAGTCTTGGGCAACATCGTAAAAGATGAAGTCCGTCGTCTGATTACAGAAGATAAGGTTCGCCCTGATGGACGATCTCTCGATGAGATCCGACCACTCTCTAGTGAAATTGATATTTTGGCTCGTACTCACGGTTCGGCTATGTTTACACGTGGTCAAACCCAAGCGCTCAGCGTATGTACCCTCGGTGCGCTTGGTGACGTGCAAATCTTGGACGGGCTTGGTTTGGAAGAGTCGAAACGCTTCATGCACCACTACAATTTCCCGCCTTACAGCGTAGGGGAAGCACGTCCGCTTCGTCCTCCTGGTCGTCGTGAAATTGGACATGGTGCGTTGGGTGAACGTGCGATTGAGCCGATCATCCCATCCGAAGTCGAGTTTCCTTACACGATTCGTCTTGTTTCAGAAGTCATTGAATCCAATGGTTCCACATCCCAAGCGTCGATTTGTGCCAGTGTTCTCGCCTTGATGCATGCAGGGGTACCGATCAAAGCTCCGGTAGCGGGGATCGCCATGGGATTGATCATGGGCAAGGATGAGCAATCGTTCTCGATCTTGACCGATATCCAAGGCATGGAAGACCATCTGGGTGACATGGACTTTAAAGTAGCGGGTACCGAAGCGGGTGTTACCGCGATTCAGATGGATATTAAAATTTCCGGTATCAACCGCGAAATCTTGGAAATGGCATTGGAGCAAGCGCGTATCGGCCGCCTGCACATTTTGCAGCATATGATGAGCACGATTTCCGAACCTCGTGAAACGCTGTCTCCATACGCTCCAAAAATCATGACCATGTCCATCAATCCGGAAAAAATCCGTGACGTTATCGGGCCACAAGGTCGCGTAATCAACAAAATCATCGAAGAAACCGGTGTCAAGATCGATATCGAACAAGATGGTCGCGTCTTCATCGCTTCGATCAACCACGAAGCAAACCTGCGTGCAAAACAAATCATCGAAGACCTCGTTCGCGAAGTGGCTGTCGGCCAAACGTATTTGGGTACAGTCAAACGCGTAGAGAAATACGGTGCATTTATCGAGCTGTTTGCAGGTAAAGAAGGATTGTGCCACATCTCTCAATTGGCGGAGGAACGCGTAGCCAAGACAGAAGATGTTGTAGCAGTTGGCGATAAGATAGAAGTAAAAGTAACCGAGATCGACGACCAAGGTCGTGTCAATCTTTCTCGCAAGGCTGTTCTGAAAGAGCAAGCAGCAGCTCAACAAGCGGACTCTGCTCCAGCCACAGCTGAATAAACAACAAGCAAAAGCCTTCGTCACTCGAAGAAATTCGCGTACGGAAGCTTTTTTCTTTTTCGTCTAAGTCAAGTGCCCGACTCATACATTGGACAAAGAGAGACTTGTACGAACGGGAGGATGCGGATGCCCCTATGACGGAAACGAAAAGTAGGCTTTGGTTTACGATCAGCTGTGCGGCATTGTTTATGCTCGTGCTCAATTATCAGCCCATTCATCAATACATAGACGTAATTAAGAAACAAAAGGCCGTAACTGCGGATGGTCGTGTGGATGAAAGAGAGCGTTTGCGGGGTATGATCGAGGAGTGGAAAGAAGGCAAGGAAGAGATGCCGATCGATGCATTCTTCGATAAAAGCTGGAAAGCGGCAATTCCTGGCTACAACGGGCGTATAGTGGATGTAGAAGCATCTGTTAACAAAATGATCGCAACAGGTGCCGTTAATCCTGACTCGATGGTTTACAAAGAAATTCCACCTGCTGTTTCTTTGGAGCAGCTAGGAACTTTGCCGATCTATCGCGGAAATCCGAACAAACCCGCGATTTCTTTCATGATCAATGTCGCCTGGGGGAATGAGTATCTCGACTCAATGCTGGATACGCTTGATAAGCATGGGGTGAAAACGACCTTCTTTCTGGATGGTTCTTGGGTAAAACGTTACCCCGAGGAAGCCAAAAAAATCGCGGCACGTGGTCACGAAATTGGTAATCATGCCTATTCACA
This is a stretch of genomic DNA from Brevibacillus choshinensis. It encodes these proteins:
- a CDS encoding polysaccharide deacetylase family protein, producing the protein MTETKSRLWFTISCAALFMLVLNYQPIHQYIDVIKKQKAVTADGRVDERERLRGMIEEWKEGKEEMPIDAFFDKSWKAAIPGYNGRIVDVEASVNKMIATGAVNPDSMVYKEIPPAVSLEQLGTLPIYRGNPNKPAISFMINVAWGNEYLDSMLDTLDKHGVKTTFFLDGSWVKRYPEEAKKIAARGHEIGNHAYSHPDMKTLGVQRIQQEISRTQEVIEKTIGVKPTLFAPPSGSFNQRVVQIAQSPFQMKTILWTADTVDWQKPSSSWVVRKISRLMGNGVLVLMHPTAASEASLDQLLMIAKQKGLVATTVSEVISSNRLNK